The genomic window GAAATGACACCATCTCTGCAAAATCCAAGATGATATATAGTGTCATATCTCAGTAACGATGTAATATTGACATATTGTCCATTTACTGTACTATTGTACATTTACCGTACTTAGGTTTTGAGGTACTTAAACTTTAGGATTTAATTTTCTGATACTTTATATTCCACTCTACTACATTTcggaggcaaatattgtactttcaaATCCCCTACATTTGTTTGACTGCTTTAGTTGCTCTGGATATCCCAAATGATTATACAATATGTCATCAACAAGTGAACTttgctattttttaatttacttaattTATCCCTGAGGAGGAATTCAGCAGTTTATAACTGGTCTTTGCCAcataaaacaccaaaaaaatatgaatgcatTATTGatcaatacaatgtaaaatgattaatataatatttaaaCAGAATACAAACAGGGTTTATTCTGAAAGGGGCTCAGTaatttacttttgatactttaatacTATTTTTTGCCTCAGTAAAACTTTTAATGCAGAAAttttacttgtattaaagtatttaaacatTGTACAGTCACTACTGATGCAACtttgtgcagataaatgtgattcttcatttttattttaagtttgcAGCCTGTACAGAGGCCTGAGAGTCAGAGCTGAGAAATGCTGATATTGTGTGGCACTCTGCAGCCTGTTGCTTAGCCTTAATTGATGGCCCATCAAGGGGAGGGGCCACACCCcccccacactcacacacctagGCTGCTCGTGCCTGTGAACCTGTGAGCAGGGCAAACTGTCCATCCCCCACCTCAGCAGCCCTGCATGTGCTCGCTGAGGCAGCGTGAGGAGCATGGAAGGAGTTTGGAGAGACTCAAGAGGAGACTACAGCAATTAAGACTATATCACGACCGCAACTGCAGAGGAGGTTTTTCTCAAAGAATTTGTCAGCAAGTaagtgttaaaacatttttgattttagctTGTACATGTCAACTTATGCTAACGGTATTATGTTTTCCTGCACTTTAGAAACATGTCACAATTCAAACTTTATAAAATGCAAGTGGAAGTGGCAAGTTATGCTAAATTTTAAGCTGGAGAAgtaatttaatgttattttgtttttgtatgtgacCATAAATCTGACTATATGAGTTCCTAGCAAGTCAGTTAACTGTGACCATTGTATTTGTTTAGTTAACCCTTTAGATTCACTGACAAATGAAATGATCAAATGTTAGATTTAACCTTAATTTAAAGAAACCtctcaaaatattttcatacctagtttatgacattttttctcaGTATGATGAAATACATGTAGGTGCCTGTGATTAATGTAGGGTGTAGTGTCTTTCAGTGTTTCGTGTCTTTTAGAAATTTAGAGACATTCCATGACTGTGGATGAATGCCATTTTAAGAGACAAACTGCGGATGTAGACTTTAGCTGGTTAGTTGCACTTGAGATGTAAGCTGAAATCAGCTCTTACACCTTAtgtgaataataataatcagcTCTGTTTAACCTGATTCAGTATCTTTCCTTTTGTTTCACTCACTCTCACCATGTGACTGTCAGTTTAGTTAAAACAGTAGACAGTATATGTTGGTGTGAACTTACATCCTGTAACACAGAACATTGATCATTGAACAAAATGTGATTTGAACTTTTAGACCTGAACTAAAAGAAACTGTGATCTTGGGATATAACAACATGCTGTTTCTGAAATTAGGTTAAGTACATTTCACAATAAGCCTGCATTGGTTTCACATGGAAAATGAGTAATCTACAAATCGTCAGTgatcactttattaggtacatgtGTACAATCTTATACATTACAAGACAACTGTATTGACAAAGTGCAGGCATGTGCAGAGGGGCTGGCTAAGGGTACCTGAGCCCCTGCCCCTTTGCTCCTGATGCCtaaagtgtgtgtttgccaAGGCAACTATATTTTCACTGTCACaaaggctgggcaatatatcagcTTTTAAAGATACCGTGTATCAGTGTATTCTATAATGAAGTAAAGGACAATAactttttatattgtttatttacCAGTTGCTCAACATAATTTCAAGTAAGGCCTGCAAGTGTGCCTCTCCTCTCATGCCACGCAGCTCCGCCCCACTCACCACatagttctccagcaacactgaGGGAGATACAGCACCACTGCTCTGTTTCAATTAGTCTGTTAATTTGTCTTCAGTCAGACATAGGCCTGAGTGTTGCACAGTCAATAAGATGAAGCAATGCAGGTTAAAATCATTCTTAACACCTTGAAGTATACTGTAGTCCAGAACAAAAAGACTTTTAAATAATACCTTGCTTATCAACGaacaaatatttacatctaCCCATTTTTGACTCAGGCTACAGAAACTGAAATGATGGCAGAGCTGTGTGTGGGTAATAAAGTGGCTACTGACTGCATGGGAAATTAGGAATTTGTAATTTATAAACATATAGCACATTGCCTGATAGAatacatcattattattttaattacacAGACCAAATTCAATGAATGAAAGCATGCAGATTAGAGTGTGTAGATTGTATGTATTCATGATGACaaggttcgttttttttttagtcatctATATATGAGTGCCTTTTTAACAATGCAGTATTGACCAGTTCTTGCCTCGTTTGATGTACAAAGAGACAAATGTGCAGAAAGATAGCAATGTATAATTGTGTTGTACAACTTAGTAGAAGTTACTAGTTTGATTCTAATTATtttgttgaaactgtttcagacaataacatttaaataataTCTCTTCACTTTGTTGTTAGGTCCTGATTCTGACACAATGACTGGGAGGCCAACACAAGTAAGTACCTATACAAAATCTTTACACTGTACTTATTCAGACTCAGTAGAGTGGTGAAAGGATCGTGTTATTTCAGTACGCCAGCCTGGATATTAGCTtctccctcatcaaaaagcctatATGGGATTTTTCAATTTGATTTTGGATTATTactgaaaataaactgtttctTGATACCTACATGTTTGGTTCAGCATAGCAATCTTCACAGATAAGCACcactttatgatttttgaagtgtaaattACATTGTTAgcagtaaaaagctaatgttaagcCAACCATGTACAACCAACATAGTCTTGGTAAGACACACATTAGCAGCCACCATTTTAAAGGTACttacattgtttgtttgtttttagttcaaatgtgtcttttataatgtgttttatgtcacagaacaaaatgtgtaaatattAAATTTGAGACAAGAAACCCAAAAATGCTGAATGACTTCAGGGTTATGGAACTTGTTCATTAACCACTCTTTATTACACGgttctattaaatgctgtattctgattggtcagtcgtgGCATTCAgtggtctgatattactgtgtaatgaccacTCCTAGTAGCAATGGTCATTACACAGTTGCGAAGAGGGGTTTGGAGCTTTCCTTTTGAAACTGCcatagaaaacaacaaaacagcagccACAAACTCAAACACTGTGCATATATCAGTTTAGAAACTTTTGAAACTGCCAGTATGCCATCGCTGAATATTGCACAGAACCTCACAATATAGATGAGTCAAGACAAATTGTAACAACTCAGTCCAAGATTTTCAGAGTGAGACTCCTCTTTTAACAAGTTTgtgtttctggttaaaaaaataatttaatgtaaTATACAGGTCTCTCTGTGGGAAAGGTTTCTGTAATAACGTCTGTTAACCCCAGAAAACCCCAGCATATCAAAAACAGTTCTAGTAGACATAACTAAATCAATCTAAAGTAGTACAATGCAGCCATGTCACAGCTGCCAGCTGAGGAGATCTACTGACATGATTCAAAACTTTTGTTATGTATAGTTAACCACTGATACATGTATATACAGGCCTGAGGTTTGCAAACTACCATACTTACATTTTacaggttaaaaacaaaacaaaacaacacacaattaCATGTGACCTGTCAGTAGTATGCTGCTTTATCTACTCTCATTTCAAAACGTGGTAAGGATTGATTATTCAGGCTCTCTGTCAGGCAGGAAGCCTTTTACAGTTACAGTGCAGGTGAAATGGAGAAAACGTGTGTGGCATAGAATTGCTGAAATACGAGTGGACTCTATTTGCAGAGTTCTTAGTCAAGATTACATTCAGTTTACTTCACCAGGATAATTCAGGTAAACACGTATTTACAAAAGACACTTAAAAAGTAAATACATGTTAAAGTTTTGGTTTTATAAACATTACTATCACTCTTACCGTTGCCATCCTCATGCAATATTTAATTATCAAAAAGTGACACCTTTCTAATCTAGTATTagtgagtaaaattgtttaactGCAAGACCTAGAATTGATGTATTAATTGTATGTGACTACATTTTCTCTGACATATATGCTTTGTGCTTACAGTTGGACAGTATCCATGAGGAGTCGGACGGTGAATTTCCCAGCCTTACAGGACCAGACCCAGACTACAATCCAGCTCAGAGTGAATTATCATCTAGTGATGTGGATGTGATAAACCTGGATAAACCTTCATTATTTAAGGAATCATTTAGTGATGAAGCTGTTGAAGGTCCAGATACAGATTCAGGAGAAGACAAAGATCAACAAACAGACAAGTGCAATATTAAAAAGCACAAAACCCCCAGAAATTATGtgaaaagaaataagaaaaaagtaaagatgAACAAAGATGAAGTGAAAACTGTGACCATAAAAACCTGCACAAAAAGGCAGAATGGCAAACAATCATGGGACAAAAAGCACTACTGTCTTTACTGTGGACAGCCACACTCAAAGATAGCGAGACATTTGAAGAGTAAGCATATGGAGATCGAAGATGTAGCATATGCCTTCAGTTTTCCAGTAGGGTCAAAATACAGGAAAGCACTGCTGGATCTACTGTGCAGTAAAGGGGATTTCAATCACACTGCCGAAGTCCTGGAACAATGCAGGGAACAACTCGTGATGTGTAAGCAGCCCTCTCATAAGGCCTTGGTTGAGGATTATTTGCCTTGCACATATTGTTATGGGATGTTTGCCAGAAAGGAGTTGCGGAAACATCAGTTCTCATGCGGAAGCAAAAAATCTTGTATGACAAATGGAAGGAGAAAAGTACAAAGTCATGCTGCACGCTTGCCTCCAATTGCTGCTTCCTCCGATAAATGTCAGAAGATTATTGATAATATGCGACAAGATGATGTATCCTTTCACATCAGGACAGACTCTTTGATTTGCAGGTACGGTGAAGCACTGCGTGCAAACCATGTGCGTGTGAAGTCAAGACACCAGTACGTTGCACAGAGAATGAGGGAGCTTGGCCAATTTATGTTGGTTGCTAAAGACATGGATAAGACTGTAAAGGGTCTGGAAGACTTGTGTGCACCATCAAGGTTTCAGTTTGTTGTCAGTGTGGCAAAGAAGGTTGCAGAGTGTAGTCCAGGCAAAAATGAGTATGGAAAACCTCCCACTGCTGTCCAAATTAGATTCTGTCTCAAAGGAACGGTGAAGGTCCTGATTAGACAAACACTCATGAATGATGATGACCTGGCAGAGAGGAAGGCCAAACAATTTCTGGAACTTTTGGACAAAAACTGGAAGAACCATGTTTCTGTCAGTGCTCATCAAACAATACAAGAAAAGAGATGGTACAAGCAAGATGACATCCCCCTGACAAAAAATGTGACGACTCTGAGGGATCATCTGAGGATGGTGGAAGATAAAGCAAAGGAGGAACTGACAAAGGAGCTCAGTTTAACCGCCTACAAGATGTTGAATGAGACGGTTCTGGCACAGGTCATTATCTTCAACAAGCTGCGTGAAGGGGAATCATCACACTTGACTCTTGACACCTACGAAACAGCAAGCACAAATCCCATAAACAAGGACATATATGAAACCTTGTCTCCTCTAGAGAAAGAGCTCAGCAAGCTTCTAACTCACTTAGAAGTCCAAGGAAAAAGAGGCAGGAAGGTACCTGTTTTCTTGACACAGAGAATGAAGGAGTCAATTGACTTGTTGATTAACAGAAGAGATGAAGCTGGCATACCTGCTGAAAACCCTTATCTCTTTGCAAGACCTGGTACAATGACAAACATACGTGGCTGTGACTGTCTGCAAAAATATGCAGAGGAAAGCAAAGCAGAAAACCCTGAGCTCCTGAGATCAGCTAAATTAAGAAAACAGGTGGCCACCCTATGCCAACTCCTGGATCTGAATGAAAAGGAGCTGGAACAAGTTGCAAGGCTTATGGGGCATGACATCAGAGTTCATCGCGACTTTTACCTACAGACGGACAAAGCATTTCAAATTGCTAAAATAAGCAAACTTCTGTTTGCAATGGAGCAAGGCACTGAGAGCTTAAACGGGAAGAACCTCAACACCACCAACCCTTCTGTTAATGGTATGTATGCACTACAACTGACAGTTTTGTCCTGCTGTTTACTGACATCACATACAGCATTCTCACAATACGCCACAAAATTTATAGCTGACGTAATCACATTAGCTATTAGAGGTCCTAACAACTAAGAAGTGTACATGTATTTACAAATCCAAGAGGAAGGCTAGTGTCTTTTAAATTTGTACAGTCTACACCAGCTGGACAATATAACTGTCATTTCTTAAAAACATTATCAGGCAACCCATAAAGATGAAAAGTCACTTCTTTTTATGAGAGGATGATATATAAATATTGACTAATACATTTTtggccagaaaaaaataaataaaacaaaaaacaaaactaaacaaggAAATTAGAGAGGAAAGTCAATGCTTGCATGACCAAGgattgttttgtgtatttttttgtcttggAATTACATATTATATTAACACAGCAGTATTAGAACACCCTCATTTATTGAACAGTTGCCTTTGTACTTAAAGAATTTTTGGCTCTGCTTATAATCTTTCATAGGTGAAAGTCCCATATCAACTTATAACATTGGTCCACAGAGGAAAGGAATCCCAAGCAGAGAGGAAGTTGATAGTATGTGACTAAGGATGAATTAGATCAGCCTGATTATAAAGAGCTAACGGTTAAATATAAACACCTTAGTTGTTTCAGCACACTTGAGTTGGCTTTTACTGTAGAGTAGATTCTTCTGGGAGAGTCAGTACATCTGGGAAAAATAAATATCATCTAATCAACAACAGTCTTTGCACTTGAGGATTTGAGCACTAATATTTGACCTTTATCTTTTACAGTTGAAAATCCCATGTCACCTTCTGAGACTGTCccacaagaaggaaaaaaaagagccagAGAGGTGGATGATggtatgttctttttttttagttatttttaaggatgtgcatttttaaaatttcaaaaggATCTTTTTCAATCTTTGTAAACTCCACACTATCATATACAGATACAGTCACATGCTTTCGGTATCATTTCCTAAACTCCACAGTATGATGTGTCACATATGTCATTCTTTGCTCTTGTTTTTAGATGGATGTCTTGACCTGTTCTCCCCCAGAAAGAAATTAGACCCCTGCAATGAGGATGGTACGTTTATGGCTGTTGTATTATACTCTTGTCTTCTGACCAAAAGGAGCCTGCTGGTTATTTTCAGTGGTGGAGCTCAGTGTAAAGGTATCAGTGTTAACTGACAAGTAGCGCACTACTTTGCACCCATTGAGATGAGTAATCCATCATAGCAAATATTTAGggctcttttttcttttaaattgtttcctgatgacaaagtggTGAGATACAACTATTTAGTAATGTTTAAGGCACTGACATGCTGAGTTTAGAGTTAGTATCCAGTTGTCTTGGTATTCAGATGTGTTACTTTGATTTTAAATTGAGTAAAATGTCTCTGAGTACTTTGAAAAGCACTTTCTAAATAAACTATGTTGGGTTTTTCATTGTCAGCACTTTAGAACACACAGAACCCTTTCTGTTATCTAATGTTTCATTAAGTGACAGGAACTAATATTTGTCTGTTGCAGATCAGAGCCCAGGAATAAGCCTTAGTCAGAGGCTTCCACCGAGGATGAGAAGAAGAAAAcggaaaaaggcagagaaacAAATAGGTAAGTTCTGTCAATTCTTCTTCAAACTCACCATTATGTACTTTCTACGGCCCTTTGCCAACTGTGCATGGGATTTATTATGTTAACTTCATTAGAAGTCAGGAAGTGTGTTAAACACTATGTCAGACAGTGTGCATTCCAGTGTCAACTGAACTGCATTTTCGCTCAAACCAGTCAAAGCATGCATTCCTACATCATTTAATTTCTCCTAATACATGCACAAGTcaacaaacacttaatttttttaAGCTAAGGCTGGATAGTACGGCCTTAAAGTTATATCAAGGTATTTTTTGGCCATATCATGATACATGCTACATATATATCACATACAATATACCATATCATGATACTCActgtatacatacataaaaaCCAAATCCCTCAATATTGACACTGCAGCAATATTGTAGGGATGACTGTTTATACAAAATATTAACAACATTAATGAGATGTTTGATCagtaatcatcagtaatgtggattaAATGACTGAAGTAGATGAAGACACAGTCTCATTGATTAGACAATTGATTAAgagaaaaaacataattttactgTAATGAAGCATACCT from Epinephelus lanceolatus isolate andai-2023 chromosome 20, ASM4190304v1, whole genome shotgun sequence includes these protein-coding regions:
- the LOC144458974 gene encoding uncharacterized protein LOC144458974, which gives rise to MVEDKAKEELTKELSLTAYKMLNETVLAQVIIFNKLREGESSHLTLDTYETASTNPINKDIYETLSPLEKELSKLLTHLEVQGKRGRKVPVFLTQRMKESIDLLINRRDEAGIPAENPYLFARPGTMTNIRGCDCLQKYAEESKAENPELLRSAKLRKQVATLCQLLDLNEKELEQVARLMGHDIRVHRDFYLQTDKAFQIAKISKLLFAMEQGTESLNGKNLNTTNPSVNVENPMSPSETVPQEGKKRAREVDDDGCLDLFSPRKKLDPCNEDDQSPGISLSQRLPPRMRRRKRKKAEKQIDSVHSSVN